GATGACAAAGCAAGTCACAACCAGATTCTCGTCTCCCAGTTAATGGCAGATAAGTTGGGACTGAAGACCGGACAGCGCATCTTCGCCTATTTCATCGACAATAACGGTGTGAGAACCAGACGGTTCACCATCTCAGGCATTTACCAGACCAATCTGAAGAAGTTTGACGAAATCATGGTCTATACCGACCTCTATACTGCCGTAAAACTCAACGGATGGGAAGAAGACCAGGCGAGCGGTGCCGAGATTACCGTCAAAGACTTCAACCAGTTGCAGACAACAGAAGACTACTATGTGAAGAACGTCAACCGAACCGTGGATCGCTATGGAGAAACCTACAGTAGCGGAAGCATCAAGGATCTGAACCCACAGATATTCCAGTGGCTCGACCTGATGGACCTGAATGTATGGGTTATCTTAGGCCTGATGTTAGCCGTAGCAGGTGTCACGATGATCAGCGGATTGCTGATTATCATCTTAGAGCGCACTTCCATGATAGGCGTGATGAAGGCATTGGGTGCCCGCAACAAAACGATCCGCCATACCTTCCTCTGGTTTGCCGTGTTTATCATCAGCAAGGGTCTTGTTTTCGGAAACCTTATAGCATTGTCTATCTTGGCCATCCAGAAACATACCGGACTCATCAAGTTGGATGCCCAGACCTACTATGTCAGTACGGTACCAGTGGAATTCAACTGGCTGTTCATTGTAGCACTCAACATCGCAACTCTCCTGATTTGTGTCTTCATGCTGGTAGCCCCAAGCTATTTGATTTCCCATATCCATCCTGCCAAGAGCATGAGATATGAGTAAGAAAAAATATCAGATATTCCATAATTACTCTCATTTGCTTGTATTATTTATTAAAATGAGGGCAATTATGGAATAAAACTACATTTTTTTAATCCGTTTTGGAAATTTGTGCACATTTTTTTTTGTACTGTGCAGAAATTATGGTATCTTTGCACAAAATTTTGATAATTGTGCAATGAATGCAATACCTAGTTTTAACTCGTACATAGAGAAGAGCATCATCAAGAATTGGCAATTGGACGCACTGACTGATTACAAGGGCACTACATTACAATATCATGATGTTGCAAGAAAGATAGAGAAGCTCCACATCCTGTTTGAGAACAGCGGTGTGAAGAAAGGCGACAAAATAGCCGTCTGCGGTAGAAACAGCAGTCAGTGGGCAGCAGCTTTCCTGGCGATTGTTACCTACGGCGCAGTAGTCGTACCCATTCAAAACGAATTTAAACCAGAACAGATTCACAACATCGTCAATCACAGCGAGAGTAAGTTGCTTTTCGTAGGTGATGTTGTAGCAACGGAGATTAATACAGATGAGATGCCTTCTCTTGAAGGTGTCATCTACCTACCCGATTTCTCGCTTGTCCTTTCACGTTCAGAGAAGCTGACCTATGCCCGCGAGAATCTCAACGCCATCTTTGGTCATAAATATCCGAAGTATTTCCGTCCTGAGCACGTAAAATACCACGTAGATGAGCCAGAGGAATTGGCGATGATCAACTATACCAGCGGTACTACAGGCTTTTCGAAGGGTGTGATGATTCCTTATCGTGCACTCTGGGGCAACCTGGACTATATGTTGAAGACCATTGCACCAAGACTCAGCAAAAACTGCAACTTCCTGGTATCACTGCCAATGGCACACATGTATGGACTGATGGCAGACGTCATCTTCAGCATGGTAGAAGGTCATCATATTTATTTTCTTACCCGTGTGCCAAGTCCTACCCTCATCGCAGAGGCTTTCAAGGAAGTGAAGCCGGAGATCATCTTCGCCGTACCATTGGTGATTGACAAGATTATCAGAAAGCACGTATTCCCATTGATACAGACCAACCGTGTGAGATTACTGATGAATATGCCAGTAATCAACAAGCGCATCAAGGAGAAAATCCGCGATTTTGTACTATCAGAATTTGGCGGCAAAGCTTGTCAGGTGGTCGTGGGCGGAGCACCGCTCAACAAGGAGATTGAGAGTTTCCTCACCAGCATCGGCTTCCCTATCGCCATGGGCTACGGAACCACCGAAACAGCTCCATTCATCACTTTTGCCAATACAGAAGACTATCTGCCAGGCAGTTGCGGTGTAAGCGTGAACCACCTGGATGTAAAGGTGCTCAGCAAAGATCCTGTAAATGTACCGGGCGAACTGGTATGCAAGGGAATCTGCGTGATGCAAGGTTACTACAAAAACCAGGAGGCTACAGATGCTGTAATTGACAAGGATGGATGGTTTCATACCGGCGACCTTGCCACGATGAGCGAGGACGGACATTTCTACGTCAAGGGCCGCAGCAAGAACATGCTTTTAGGTCCTAACGGACAGAACATTTATCCAGAAGAGATAGAGGACAAACTCAACTCGATGGCAATGGTAAACGAAAGCATCGTGCTCCAGAAGGGGGACAAACTTGTAGGTCTTGTACATCCAGATATGGACGAAGCCAACACGTTGGGATTCACCCAGGAAGATTTAGAGAACATTATGGAACAGAACCGCAAGGAACTGAACGAAAAAATACCAACATTTGCCAAGTTGTCGCGCATTCAGTTGCACGACCAGGAATTCGAGAAAACAGCAAAGAAATCAATTAAACGATATCTATACCAGGATGCTATCTAATCCTTTTGCGAAAGGAATCAAACGAAGCATGCTGAAACAGATATAGTAAAAGCAAGAAGAGTATGGAAATACCTAGCTTTAATGCACTTATCCAGAAAAGCATCATAGACCATTGGGATATGGATGCACTAACAGACTACAAGGGAGCAACCTTGCAGTATCACGATGTGGCTCGCAAAATCGAGAAATTGCACATCATGTTTGAAAACTCAGGCGTGGTAAAAGGTGACAAGATTGCCCTCTGCGGTCGCAATAGTGCCAACTGGGCTGTAGCATTCCTTGCTACCCTCACCTATGGTGCTACTGCAGTACCTATCCTGCATGAGTTTATGCCAGACCAGATTCACAACATCGTAAACCACAGCGATGCCAAACTGCTCTTTGTGGGTGATGTTGTGGCTACCCAGGTTGATGCTACTAAGATGCCTGGTTTGGAAGGTATCATCTACATTCCAGACTATTCACTGGTGGTATCCCGCACAGACAAGTTGACCTATGCCCGTGAGCACCTCAACGAGATGTTCGGTATCAAATTCCCTAAGTATTTCCGTAAGGAACACGTACATTATTATATAGATGAGAATCCAGAGGAGATGGCGCTCATCAATTATACCAGCGGAACCACCGGTTTCTCCAAGGGTGTGATGGTACCTTACCGTGCGCTCTGGAGCAACATCGACTTCGCCCAGCACGTATTGCCGAAGGAGGTCAAGTCTGGCGACTCTATCATCAGCATCCTTCCGATGGCTCACATGTATGGTATGGCATTTGAGTTCCTGTTTGAGTTTATCACCGGTTGCCACGTATTCTTCCTCACCCGCATCCCAAGTCCGGCTATTATCGCCGAGGCATTCAGCCGCATCAAGCCAGCCGTTATCATCGCTGTGCCTCTGATTATCGAGAAGATTATCCGCAAGAAAGTTTTCCCTAAGATACAGAACAACCGCATGCGCATGCTTCTCCACATGCCTGTCATCAACAAGAAGGTACGCGAGAAGATATGCGATCAGGTGACTCAGGCATTTGGAGGAAACTTCTATGAGATTATCATCGGTGGTGCTGCTTTCAACCAGGAAGTGGAGAGTTTCCTGCATAGCATCGGCTTCAGATATACCGTAGGTTATGGTGCCACAGAGTGTGCTCCTATCATCTGCTATGAGGACTACAAGCACTTCGTACCAGGTTCATGTGGTAAGGCTGCCAAAAACATGATGGTGAAGATAGACAGTCCAGACCCAGAGAATGTACCAGGCGAGATTTTGGCAAAGGGTCCTAACGTGATGCTCGGCTATTACAAGAACGAGGAAGCTACAGCTACTACCCTCGACAAGGAAGGCTGGTATCATACAGGCGACCTCGGCACGATGGACGGTGATGGCAATGTGTTCATCAAAGGCCGCAGCAAGAACATGCTCTTGGGTGCATCGGGGCAGAATATCTATCCAGAGGAAATCGAAGATAAGCTCAACTCTTTGGCGCTCGTCAGCGAAAGCGTAGTGGTTCAGAAGGGCAACAAGCTCATCGGTCTGGTTCATCCAGATTTCGACGAAGCGCAGTCTTTGAACTTGGGTAGAAAAGAGTTGGAGGAGATTATGGAGCAGAACCGTCAGGAGCTCAACGCCATGATTCCTGCCTACAGCAAGATCAGCGAGATTCGCATCCACGACGAAGAGTTTGAGAAGACTCCTAAGAAGAGTATCAAGCGCTTCCTCTATACTGCAGAATAAGACATCAAGAAATAAACATTAAAAAAGAGGATGTGTCATGTACTTATGACACACCCT
This is a stretch of genomic DNA from Segatella hominis. It encodes these proteins:
- a CDS encoding AMP-binding protein produces the protein MNAIPSFNSYIEKSIIKNWQLDALTDYKGTTLQYHDVARKIEKLHILFENSGVKKGDKIAVCGRNSSQWAAAFLAIVTYGAVVVPIQNEFKPEQIHNIVNHSESKLLFVGDVVATEINTDEMPSLEGVIYLPDFSLVLSRSEKLTYARENLNAIFGHKYPKYFRPEHVKYHVDEPEELAMINYTSGTTGFSKGVMIPYRALWGNLDYMLKTIAPRLSKNCNFLVSLPMAHMYGLMADVIFSMVEGHHIYFLTRVPSPTLIAEAFKEVKPEIIFAVPLVIDKIIRKHVFPLIQTNRVRLLMNMPVINKRIKEKIRDFVLSEFGGKACQVVVGGAPLNKEIESFLTSIGFPIAMGYGTTETAPFITFANTEDYLPGSCGVSVNHLDVKVLSKDPVNVPGELVCKGICVMQGYYKNQEATDAVIDKDGWFHTGDLATMSEDGHFYVKGRSKNMLLGPNGQNIYPEEIEDKLNSMAMVNESIVLQKGDKLVGLVHPDMDEANTLGFTQEDLENIMEQNRKELNEKIPTFAKLSRIQLHDQEFEKTAKKSIKRYLYQDAI
- a CDS encoding ABC transporter permease; amino-acid sequence: MNFPLFIAKRLYSEQGDKRKVSRPAIHIATAGVAIGLAVMIVSVCVVLGFKHTIRDKVIGFGSHIQVADFMTLQQMNQYPVVMDDSMMTVLKKAPGVKHIQRFAMKEGILKTDNDFLGVGFKGVGPEFDSTFIHQNMVEGSIPKFDDKASHNQILVSQLMADKLGLKTGQRIFAYFIDNNGVRTRRFTISGIYQTNLKKFDEIMVYTDLYTAVKLNGWEEDQASGAEITVKDFNQLQTTEDYYVKNVNRTVDRYGETYSSGSIKDLNPQIFQWLDLMDLNVWVILGLMLAVAGVTMISGLLIIILERTSMIGVMKALGARNKTIRHTFLWFAVFIISKGLVFGNLIALSILAIQKHTGLIKLDAQTYYVSTVPVEFNWLFIVALNIATLLICVFMLVAPSYLISHIHPAKSMRYE
- a CDS encoding AMP-binding protein, with product MEIPSFNALIQKSIIDHWDMDALTDYKGATLQYHDVARKIEKLHIMFENSGVVKGDKIALCGRNSANWAVAFLATLTYGATAVPILHEFMPDQIHNIVNHSDAKLLFVGDVVATQVDATKMPGLEGIIYIPDYSLVVSRTDKLTYAREHLNEMFGIKFPKYFRKEHVHYYIDENPEEMALINYTSGTTGFSKGVMVPYRALWSNIDFAQHVLPKEVKSGDSIISILPMAHMYGMAFEFLFEFITGCHVFFLTRIPSPAIIAEAFSRIKPAVIIAVPLIIEKIIRKKVFPKIQNNRMRMLLHMPVINKKVREKICDQVTQAFGGNFYEIIIGGAAFNQEVESFLHSIGFRYTVGYGATECAPIICYEDYKHFVPGSCGKAAKNMMVKIDSPDPENVPGEILAKGPNVMLGYYKNEEATATTLDKEGWYHTGDLGTMDGDGNVFIKGRSKNMLLGASGQNIYPEEIEDKLNSLALVSESVVVQKGNKLIGLVHPDFDEAQSLNLGRKELEEIMEQNRQELNAMIPAYSKISEIRIHDEEFEKTPKKSIKRFLYTAE